From Oryza sativa Japonica Group chromosome 4, ASM3414082v1, one genomic window encodes:
- the LOC4335464 gene encoding pollen allergen Phl p 2 — MASLSSFRLAVAVAALLVVGSCATELTFKVAEGSSASSLELVTNIAISEVEIKEKGGKDWVALKESSSNTWTIKSEAPLKGPFSVRFLVKNGGYRVVDDVIPESFTAGSEYKSGIQL, encoded by the coding sequence ATGGCCTCGTTGTCCTCTTTCCGGCTTGCCGTGGCGGTGGCAGCACTGTTGGTTGTTGGCTCATGTGCCACTGAGCTCACCTTCAAGGTCGCTGAGGGCTCTAGCGCCAGTAGTCTAGAGCTTGTCACCAACATCGCCATCTCTGAGGTGGAGATCAAGGAGAAGGGTGGCAAGGACTGGGTGGCGCTCAAGGAGTCATCATCTAACACCTGGACGATCAAAAGTGAGGCGCCGCTCAAGGGCCCCTTCTCTGTCCGCTTCCTTGTCAAGAATGGCGGCTACCGCGTCGTCGATGATGTCATCCCCGAAAGCTTCACTGCTGGCTCTGAATATAAGAGTGGCATCCAACTCTAA